From a region of the uncultured Desulfatiglans sp. genome:
- a CDS encoding putative Phosphoglycolate phosphatase (Evidence 3 : Putative function from multiple computational evidences), translating to MEKERFKGRVEAVSFDLDGTLIDSIGTYITIVNQAFPAVGLPPVPREALLDAIRYGGFDWEKVLPLDIGAQKESTIETARKAILAIYRETFRRETRMFPGAAEILREVARMGYRIGLVTATQRIFLSDKLHPLRMAGAERLLEVMITTDDVERQKPAPDPLILCAERLQIETSRMVYIGDSRVDIQAGKAAGSLTVGVLSGVEDRDTLVAEEADHILETVGDLLPLLEQWRR from the coding sequence GTGGAGAAAGAGCGCTTCAAGGGAAGGGTGGAGGCGGTGTCCTTCGATCTCGATGGGACGCTGATCGATTCCATCGGGACCTACATCACGATCGTCAATCAGGCGTTTCCTGCAGTCGGACTGCCGCCTGTCCCGAGGGAGGCCCTGCTGGATGCCATCCGCTACGGCGGGTTTGACTGGGAAAAGGTCCTCCCGCTGGACATCGGGGCTCAGAAGGAATCGACCATCGAAACGGCGCGGAAGGCTATTCTGGCGATTTACCGGGAAACCTTCCGGCGCGAGACGCGCATGTTCCCGGGGGCCGCCGAGATCCTGCGCGAGGTGGCGCGCATGGGCTACCGGATCGGGTTGGTGACGGCCACCCAGCGGATCTTCCTCTCCGACAAACTCCACCCGCTGCGGATGGCCGGTGCCGAGAGACTGTTGGAGGTGATGATCACGACCGATGACGTGGAGCGGCAAAAGCCAGCGCCCGACCCCTTGATTCTCTGTGCGGAGCGACTCCAGATCGAAACGAGCAGGATGGTCTACATCGGGGATTCCCGGGTGGATATCCAAGCCGGCAAGGCCGCCGGCAGCCTGACGGTCGGCGTTTTGTCCGGCGTGGAGGATCGGGACACGCTCGTCGCCGAAGAGGCCGATCATATTCTCGAAACCGTCGGGGATCTCCTGCCGCTCCTGGAGCAGTGGCGGCGGTAA
- a CDS encoding conserved hypothetical protein (Evidence 4 : Unknown function but conserved in other organisms), translated as MTVSRIVAMHPASGFALDGKALTKRPGIENTVVRKESDMDIEPGLVATLRQGVEIIKAIVYKNLRNRQIERHPLQSVDFTVKLCGAMVNELFGTPNPDPSFTAFREEQKPRITAELHLFAATMPEMRIPLTDALRIQFLCDNHEGVDSGEVLARADALNLLLRERELPLPGSFMQLARRLGVAYEILAPESLEEEAMDAPPSPRRH; from the coding sequence GTGACGGTGAGCCGGATCGTCGCCATGCATCCGGCGAGCGGGTTTGCCCTCGATGGAAAGGCATTGACAAAACGCCCCGGAATCGAAAACACTGTTGTGCGGAAGGAGTCGGATATGGACATCGAACCGGGGCTCGTCGCCACGCTGCGGCAAGGCGTCGAGATCATCAAAGCCATTGTCTACAAAAACCTGAGAAACCGGCAGATCGAGCGGCACCCGCTGCAGTCCGTGGATTTCACGGTCAAACTGTGCGGTGCCATGGTCAACGAGCTTTTCGGAACGCCCAACCCCGACCCATCGTTCACGGCCTTCAGAGAAGAGCAAAAGCCGCGCATTACGGCCGAACTGCACCTCTTTGCCGCAACCATGCCCGAGATGCGCATCCCGCTTACCGACGCCCTGCGGATCCAATTCCTTTGCGACAACCACGAGGGCGTCGACAGCGGAGAGGTCCTGGCCCGGGCCGATGCCTTGAACCTCCTGCTGAGGGAACGGGAGCTTCCCTTGCCAGGCTCCTTCATGCAGCTTGCCCGCAGGCTCGGAGTCGCCTATGAGATCCTGGCGCCCGAATCGCTCGAGGAAGAGGCCATGGATGCGCCTCCTTCACCCAGGAGGCATTGA
- a CDS encoding hypothetical protein (Evidence 5 : Unknown function) yields the protein MTCREIQEQLSLYVDHELDAEGEAAVREHLEGCPACREALRDLELCLQAMHDLPRHPAPPGFLQGVSDRLEAGGRWKRRLEGVWELLRSKRPLEVAGVLATAVVVVLAYQLFDGRQETLLSPPDDAAAPPRAAYERSLELAEAPVAEQVTRFRDAPPLLRLRVVKAVGPMAAGGSAEPGGRADSQAAGDGFERHTRDKAARSVGAPEPSVAADGLEPLRLEKVREKPLVLSQAAPEEKLDSAGKKPALTPDALLSAIEAAILGCGGTLIGVEPAPDHPDSRVVSFRVPAGRYDALLQELCPLGRLEIQEPAGLARGADTSWQLELVVGP from the coding sequence ATGACCTGCCGGGAGATCCAGGAACAGCTGTCTCTCTATGTGGATCATGAACTGGATGCCGAGGGCGAGGCGGCCGTCAGGGAGCATCTCGAGGGGTGCCCGGCCTGCCGCGAGGCCCTCCGGGATCTCGAGCTCTGCCTTCAGGCGATGCACGATTTGCCGCGGCATCCGGCGCCTCCCGGTTTTCTCCAAGGGGTGAGCGATCGTCTGGAAGCAGGGGGCCGTTGGAAGCGCCGGCTCGAAGGCGTTTGGGAACTGCTGCGCTCGAAGAGGCCCTTGGAGGTCGCGGGTGTCCTCGCGACGGCGGTGGTTGTGGTCTTGGCCTATCAGCTTTTCGACGGCCGCCAGGAGACGCTCCTGTCGCCGCCCGACGATGCCGCGGCCCCGCCCAGGGCGGCCTACGAACGTTCCCTCGAGCTTGCAGAGGCCCCCGTGGCGGAGCAGGTCACCCGGTTCAGGGATGCCCCGCCTCTCCTGCGCCTGCGGGTGGTGAAGGCCGTTGGACCTATGGCGGCCGGCGGCTCCGCGGAGCCGGGGGGCCGGGCGGACTCGCAGGCGGCCGGCGATGGTTTCGAGCGGCACACACGCGATAAGGCGGCACGCTCGGTCGGGGCACCGGAGCCCAGTGTTGCGGCTGACGGCCTCGAGCCGCTCAGACTCGAGAAGGTGCGTGAAAAACCGCTGGTTCTCTCACAGGCCGCCCCAGAGGAGAAGCTCGACTCCGCGGGAAAAAAGCCTGCGCTCACCCCGGACGCACTCCTTTCGGCGATCGAGGCGGCGATCCTGGGGTGCGGCGGGACGCTGATCGGGGTTGAACCTGCACCGGATCATCCCGATTCGCGTGTGGTTTCCTTCCGTGTTCCCGCCGGGCGATACGATGCGCTCCTTCAGGAACTTTGTCCGCTCGGGCGTCTGGAAATCCAGGAGCCGGCCGGCCTCGCGCGCGGGGCGGACACGTCCTGGCAACTGGAACTCGTCGTAGGACCCTGA
- a CDS encoding RNA polymerase, sigma-24 subunit, ECF subfamily, giving the protein MGRVEGGVDGRDQDDVQVRAAQRGDRKAFEALVIRYQDRIYNACFRVMGDGEEARDCAQETFIKAYRSLKTFRFEAAFGTWLYAIAVNTCRNRLQSAAYRVKRKTIPLHAPADEDPGGCIAELQDPSLSPLEQLSRKEGERRLQRAIAALPDVPRTLIVLRDIEGLSYEELAQATGLELGTVKSGLARARARLRENFKGEATG; this is encoded by the coding sequence ATGGGGAGGGTGGAAGGGGGCGTGGACGGTCGGGACCAGGACGATGTGCAGGTGCGGGCAGCCCAGCGCGGAGACCGAAAGGCCTTCGAGGCCCTCGTGATCCGCTACCAGGACCGCATCTACAACGCCTGCTTCCGTGTCATGGGGGACGGCGAGGAGGCCCGTGACTGCGCCCAGGAGACGTTCATCAAGGCCTATCGATCTCTGAAGACCTTCCGTTTCGAGGCGGCCTTCGGGACCTGGCTCTATGCCATCGCCGTCAATACCTGCCGAAACCGTCTGCAGTCAGCCGCATATCGCGTCAAGCGCAAAACCATCCCCCTGCATGCCCCTGCCGACGAAGACCCTGGGGGATGCATAGCCGAGTTGCAGGACCCTTCGCTCTCCCCGTTGGAGCAGTTGAGCCGAAAGGAGGGCGAGCGACGTCTGCAGCGCGCCATTGCCGCGCTGCCTGACGTGCCCCGCACCCTCATCGTGCTGCGGGACATCGAGGGCCTGAGCTATGAGGAGTTGGCGCAGGCCACCGGGTTGGAACTCGGGACGGTCAAATCGGGGCTCGCACGGGCACGGGCCCGGCTTCGAGAAAATTTCAAAGGGGAGGCAACGGGATGA
- a CDS encoding conserved hypothetical protein (Evidence 4 : Unknown function but conserved in other organisms), whose product MSCYFRYMKDVLEEAGVVITAENKQSVDRIVHSLVDVPYKDCSPAWKAVKEQIRNDPGARERFIQRLKGAMAGH is encoded by the coding sequence ATGTCCTGCTATTTCAGGTACATGAAGGATGTCCTCGAAGAGGCCGGTGTCGTCATCACGGCCGAAAACAAGCAGAGCGTCGACCGGATCGTCCATTCCCTGGTGGACGTCCCCTACAAAGATTGTTCCCCGGCCTGGAAGGCTGTCAAGGAGCAGATCAGAAACGACCCGGGGGCCCGGGAACGCTTCATCCAAAGACTGAAAGGGGCTATGGCGGGGCACTGA
- a CDS encoding conserved hypothetical protein (Evidence 4 : Unknown function but conserved in other organisms), protein MDLYVQIYEFASSAGALEGYVYRRQGLDPKSLENWIGHLVKAYELLPAEERHLLQPSIDQTIGRAVRSLEGLSGPEAERLASVLRAVVKGPMPASPDDFQKQKWFE, encoded by the coding sequence ATGGATCTCTATGTTCAGATTTATGAATTTGCGTCCTCTGCCGGCGCGCTCGAAGGGTATGTCTACCGGCGGCAGGGCCTCGACCCGAAGTCCCTGGAGAACTGGATCGGCCACCTGGTCAAGGCCTACGAACTGCTGCCGGCCGAGGAACGGCACCTGCTCCAGCCGTCCATCGACCAGACGATCGGCCGCGCCGTCCGTTCCCTGGAGGGCTTGTCCGGCCCCGAGGCGGAACGGCTCGCCTCCGTCCTGCGGGCGGTGGTGAAAGGTCCGATGCCGGCATCTCCGGATGATTTCCAGAAGCAGAAGTGGTTCGAGTAG
- the cobD gene encoding Cobalamin biosynthesis protein CobD, which produces MKWILYIWVALVLDYLLGDPRWLPHPVRLIGGLAIRLEPPMRARFASARIAGLVTALAVIGITALAAWAGLALAEGAAPWLGHIMAVLMLYTAFAARDLDRHGRSVQAALKRGDLPLARRRVSRMVGRDTEPLDEHGVTRATVESVGENTVDGVIAPLFFAFLGGPVAAMAYKAVSTLDSTFGYRNERYLLFGWASARLDDAVNYLPARINVLLTALAARVLKEDSCAAWRVAWRDGPRHSSPNAGLAEAATAGALGVQLGGPVYRHGRLEEMPTFGDPRHPLSPDDIARACRLMMGATLAGAVLFSVVRGMILWAF; this is translated from the coding sequence GTGAAATGGATCCTCTACATCTGGGTTGCCCTCGTCCTGGATTACCTTCTCGGCGATCCCCGTTGGCTGCCCCACCCGGTAAGACTGATCGGCGGTTTGGCGATCCGGCTCGAGCCCCCTATGCGCGCCCGCTTCGCATCCGCGAGGATCGCCGGTCTGGTGACGGCCCTGGCCGTCATCGGCATCACCGCTCTAGCCGCCTGGGCCGGCCTGGCTCTGGCTGAAGGCGCGGCGCCGTGGCTGGGGCACATCATGGCCGTCCTCATGCTGTACACCGCTTTCGCCGCCAGGGACCTCGACCGCCACGGCCGATCGGTGCAGGCGGCCCTGAAACGGGGCGATCTGCCGCTGGCGCGGAGGCGGGTTTCCCGCATGGTCGGACGCGACACCGAACCGTTGGACGAGCACGGGGTGACGCGGGCCACGGTGGAAAGCGTGGGCGAGAACACCGTGGACGGTGTGATCGCGCCGCTCTTTTTCGCCTTCCTGGGCGGACCGGTGGCGGCCATGGCCTATAAGGCCGTGAGCACGCTGGATTCGACCTTCGGTTATCGAAACGAGCGTTATCTTCTTTTCGGCTGGGCATCTGCCCGCCTCGACGATGCGGTCAATTATCTGCCGGCTCGCATCAACGTCCTGCTCACCGCCCTGGCCGCCCGGGTGCTGAAAGAGGATTCCTGCGCCGCCTGGCGGGTGGCCTGGCGGGACGGCCCCCGGCACAGCAGCCCCAATGCCGGACTGGCGGAGGCCGCCACCGCCGGCGCACTGGGTGTCCAGCTCGGAGGACCGGTTTACCGCCATGGCCGGCTGGAAGAAATGCCGACGTTTGGAGATCCGCGTCATCCGCTTTCTCCCGACGACATCGCGCGGGCCTGCCGATTGATGATGGGAGCGACCCTGGCCGGGGCCGTATTGTTTTCTGTCGTGCGCGGAATGATCCTCTGGGCGTTTTAA
- a CDS encoding hypothetical protein (Evidence 5 : Unknown function), producing MDFPEHPFWDFSIQVHGHAGVHEACLAMQVDHAFDVNILFYCCWRGAAGGGPARREDLLRIMEGSSGWQNEIVRPIWTARRKLKPRFGDFPVEFTEPLRRALIAAELDAEHMEQLQIAALAPFESDAAAADRVREADALENLTRYLFLHFEASCRAGGSAPPTVLPAGLKAPIGVLLRACFPDSDADALAGLIDTSFSRPAPV from the coding sequence ATGGATTTTCCCGAGCACCCGTTCTGGGATTTTTCGATCCAGGTGCATGGCCATGCCGGCGTTCACGAGGCCTGTCTGGCCATGCAGGTCGATCATGCCTTCGACGTCAACATCCTCTTTTACTGCTGCTGGAGAGGCGCCGCAGGCGGCGGCCCCGCCCGCAGGGAGGATCTGCTGCGGATCATGGAAGGCTCGAGCGGCTGGCAGAACGAGATCGTCCGCCCTATATGGACCGCCCGCCGGAAACTCAAACCCCGCTTCGGCGACTTCCCGGTGGAGTTCACGGAGCCCTTGCGCCGGGCGCTGATCGCCGCCGAACTGGACGCGGAGCACATGGAGCAGCTGCAGATCGCCGCCCTGGCGCCTTTTGAAAGCGATGCCGCAGCGGCTGACAGGGTGCGTGAAGCCGATGCCCTCGAAAACCTGACCCGGTACCTTTTTCTGCATTTCGAGGCATCCTGCCGGGCAGGCGGCAGCGCCCCGCCCACCGTCCTCCCGGCCGGACTGAAAGCGCCCATCGGGGTTTTGCTTCGCGCCTGTTTTCCGGACTCGGACGCCGATGCGCTGGCCGGCCTGATCGACACATCCTTTTCAAGACCGGCCCCCGTTTGA
- a CDS encoding conserved hypothetical protein (Evidence 4 : Unknown function but conserved in other organisms), producing MAAIWTLTGRIVSGVGQAAFFTRLDWVQEQCEAKLGFRPYPGTLNIESDQESEALLAAIMDAEAIVLEPPDPQFCVGRVLPAHIGGIEAALIIPEERVNVHGSRVFEIMAPVGIKDALHLDDGDRVEVVVRAPRDDDARGSAV from the coding sequence ATGGCAGCAATATGGACACTGACCGGCAGGATCGTGAGCGGAGTCGGCCAGGCGGCCTTTTTCACCCGGCTCGACTGGGTGCAGGAGCAGTGTGAGGCCAAGCTCGGCTTCCGGCCGTATCCCGGCACCCTGAATATCGAATCGGACCAGGAGAGCGAGGCGCTTCTGGCGGCGATCATGGATGCCGAGGCGATCGTTCTCGAGCCGCCGGATCCACAATTCTGTGTCGGGCGGGTGCTGCCGGCGCACATCGGGGGGATCGAGGCGGCCTTGATCATCCCGGAGGAGCGCGTGAACGTCCACGGCTCGCGGGTTTTCGAGATCATGGCGCCGGTGGGCATCAAGGACGCGCTGCACCTGGACGACGGAGACCGGGTCGAGGTAGTTGTCCGCGCGCCGCGGGATGACGATGCACGGGGCTCAGCTGTTTGA